The Amycolatopsis sp. DG1A-15b genome window below encodes:
- a CDS encoding cold shock domain-containing protein, protein MPQGTVRWFDVERGFGFLAPEDGSPDVFVHASEIVGDGGAKVLREGQAVVFEVGENDRGPQALRVRVTADAATGSAVGLLGTINWYEPGKGYGFASPDGGGADIFVHSSAIVTGGVVTEGQRVAFLIVEGERGPQAGHVIPLGAGAGSPAAAGIADGADGTVAWYDEDKGFGFINPDSGAGDVFVHARALAEGLTWLAEGDRVAYEVASGDKGPQARDVHLVRGAEPQTAPQRSAPAAAAGPAARDVPVRGGEGVVARYDADRGFGFITPDAGGDDLFAHASVIMGSEPLQKGDRVRYTVRQSDRGPQADRIERL, encoded by the coding sequence ATGCCGCAAGGGACCGTCCGTTGGTTCGACGTCGAACGGGGTTTCGGCTTCCTCGCGCCCGAGGACGGCTCGCCGGACGTGTTCGTGCACGCCTCCGAGATCGTCGGGGACGGCGGCGCGAAAGTGCTCCGCGAGGGTCAGGCCGTCGTGTTCGAGGTGGGCGAGAACGACCGCGGGCCCCAGGCGCTGCGCGTTCGCGTCACCGCCGATGCGGCCACCGGCAGCGCCGTGGGCCTGCTCGGCACCATCAACTGGTACGAGCCGGGCAAGGGGTACGGCTTCGCGTCGCCGGACGGCGGCGGCGCCGACATCTTCGTGCACAGCTCCGCCATCGTGACCGGCGGCGTGGTCACCGAGGGGCAGCGGGTGGCCTTCCTGATCGTCGAAGGCGAGCGCGGCCCGCAGGCCGGGCACGTGATCCCGCTGGGAGCAGGGGCCGGCTCACCCGCTGCGGCTGGTATCGCGGACGGTGCCGACGGCACGGTGGCCTGGTACGACGAGGACAAGGGCTTCGGCTTCATCAACCCCGACTCCGGCGCCGGGGACGTCTTCGTTCACGCCCGGGCCCTGGCCGAGGGGCTGACGTGGCTCGCGGAGGGCGACCGCGTGGCCTACGAGGTGGCTAGTGGAGACAAGGGCCCGCAGGCCCGCGACGTGCACCTGGTCCGGGGCGCCGAGCCCCAGACGGCGCCGCAGCGGTCGGCACCTGCCGCGGCCGCAGGGCCGGCGGCGCGGGACGTGCCCGTACGAGGCGGCGAGGGCGTCGTCGCGCGCTACGACGCCGACCGCGGCTTCGGCTTCATCACCCCGGACGCAGGCGGCGACGATCTCTTCGCCCACGCGTCCGTGATCATGGGGTCGGAGCCGCTGCAGAAGGGTGACCGGGTCCGGTACACGGTGCGTCAGAGCGACCGGGGCCCGCAGGCCGACCGCATCGAACGCCTCTGA
- a CDS encoding serine hydrolase domain-containing protein, with translation MASLTELLTRHLGDLPGAVALVARGEQVEAAATGSADAGGTVPMARDSLFRIASLTKPIVAAATLLLVDDGELTLDDPISRWLPELASPVVVRTPDGPVDDVVPAARPITVADLLTFRCGYGLAEDMTLPAVDLLLQVLGHPAASPRALSPDEWLAALAQVPLLHQPGEAWLYDTGSDLQGVLIARVAGRPLPEFLAERLFEPLGMADTGFTVPTAALGRFTSAYRRGEEGLRLIDSPEGRWSVPPPFPSGAGGLVSTADDLLAFARFLRDEGTAGSHRLLTPESVHRMTTDHLTPAQRSAGRPFLHGQGWGFGGSVDVDAKEPWEVPGRFGWVGGAGTALHLIPATGTVSVLLTQVELTSPEPTPLMKEFWTYAAS, from the coding sequence ATGGCCTCGCTGACCGAACTGCTGACCCGCCACCTCGGCGACCTGCCGGGCGCGGTGGCACTCGTGGCCCGCGGCGAGCAGGTCGAAGCCGCGGCCACCGGCTCGGCCGATGCCGGGGGCACCGTGCCGATGGCGCGCGACTCGCTGTTCCGCATCGCGTCGCTCACCAAGCCGATCGTCGCCGCGGCGACCCTGCTGCTCGTCGACGACGGCGAGCTGACCCTGGACGACCCGATCTCGCGGTGGCTGCCGGAGCTGGCTTCGCCGGTGGTCGTCCGGACGCCGGACGGCCCGGTCGACGACGTCGTGCCGGCCGCCCGCCCGATCACGGTGGCCGACCTGCTCACCTTCCGCTGCGGGTACGGCCTCGCCGAGGACATGACGCTGCCCGCGGTCGACCTGCTCCTGCAGGTGCTGGGTCACCCGGCGGCGTCCCCGCGGGCGCTGTCGCCGGACGAGTGGCTGGCGGCGCTGGCGCAGGTGCCGCTGCTGCACCAGCCCGGGGAGGCGTGGCTCTACGACACCGGCTCGGACCTGCAGGGCGTGCTGATCGCCCGGGTCGCCGGCCGCCCGCTGCCGGAGTTCCTGGCGGAGCGGTTGTTCGAGCCGCTCGGCATGGCCGACACCGGGTTCACCGTGCCGACCGCGGCGCTCGGGCGGTTCACCAGCGCCTACCGCCGCGGCGAGGAGGGATTGCGGCTGATCGACTCGCCCGAGGGCCGGTGGAGCGTGCCGCCGCCGTTCCCGTCCGGGGCCGGCGGGCTCGTCTCGACGGCCGACGACCTGCTGGCCTTCGCGCGGTTCCTGCGCGACGAGGGCACGGCGGGCAGCCACCGCCTGCTGACGCCGGAGTCGGTCCACCGGATGACCACCGACCACCTGACGCCGGCCCAGCGGTCCGCGGGCCGGCCGTTCCTGCACGGCCAGGGCTGGGGCTTCGGCGGCTCGGTCGACGTCGACGCGAAGGAACCCTGGGAGGTCCCGGGCCGCTTCGGCTGGGTCGGCGGCGCGGGAACGGCGCTGCACCTGATCCCGGCGACGGGCACGGTCTCGGTGCTGCTGACCCAGGTCGAGCTGACCAGTCCCGAGCCCACCCCGCTGATGAAGGAGTTCTGGACCTACGCGGCGAGCTAG
- a CDS encoding acyl-CoA dehydrogenase family protein: MDFTPSEASADLAALTRRLLADKATHDPHGTGGFDTVAWTALGQAGVLDAALPSSLGGGGFGLLEQCAVLTEIGRAVAAVPYLSSITMAASAVAEFGPPELVDRWVLPVLRGERVLAVALSGFTASDGRVSGAQTAVPFAAFAHGFLVAAADEVFLVDAAAAGVSVRPQQTVDHADAGLVELADVPGVPLGGIGEWLRLRGTVGVCAQQLGVVERALELTAAYAAERKQFDHVIGGFQAVRQRLADAYLDVEAVRLTTLQAAWQLTSEVPAAEAVATAKFWAAEAGHRVAHTAVHVHGGVGIDVDHVVHRYFTAAKRLEFQLGAATHQLLALGDLLARPS; encoded by the coding sequence ATGGACTTCACCCCTTCCGAAGCGTCGGCCGACCTCGCCGCGCTGACCCGGCGGCTGCTGGCCGACAAGGCCACCCACGACCCGCACGGCACCGGCGGCTTCGACACGGTGGCGTGGACGGCGCTGGGCCAGGCGGGCGTGCTGGACGCGGCGCTCCCGTCGTCGCTCGGCGGCGGCGGGTTCGGGCTGCTCGAGCAGTGCGCGGTGCTGACCGAGATCGGCCGCGCGGTGGCGGCGGTCCCCTATCTCTCGTCGATCACCATGGCGGCGTCGGCGGTGGCGGAGTTCGGGCCGCCCGAGCTGGTCGACCGCTGGGTGCTGCCGGTGCTGCGCGGCGAGCGCGTCCTGGCCGTGGCCCTGTCCGGGTTCACGGCGTCGGACGGCCGGGTGTCCGGTGCGCAGACGGCGGTGCCGTTCGCGGCGTTCGCGCACGGGTTCCTGGTCGCCGCCGCGGACGAGGTCTTCCTGGTCGACGCGGCCGCGGCCGGGGTCTCGGTGCGGCCGCAGCAGACAGTCGACCACGCGGACGCCGGCCTGGTGGAGCTGGCCGACGTGCCCGGGGTGCCGCTGGGCGGCATCGGCGAGTGGCTGCGCCTGCGCGGGACGGTCGGGGTGTGCGCCCAGCAGCTCGGCGTGGTCGAGCGGGCGCTGGAGCTGACGGCGGCGTACGCGGCCGAGCGGAAGCAGTTCGACCACGTGATCGGCGGGTTCCAGGCGGTCCGCCAGCGGCTGGCGGACGCGTACCTGGACGTCGAAGCGGTTCGCCTCACGACGCTGCAGGCCGCGTGGCAGCTGACCTCGGAGGTTCCGGCCGCCGAAGCGGTGGCGACGGCGAAGTTCTGGGCGGCGGAAGCGGGCCACCGCGTGGCCCACACGGCGGTGCACGTCCACGGCGGCGTCGGCATCGACGTGGATCACGTGGTGCACCGCTACTTCACGGCGGCGAAGCGCCTGGAGTTCCAGCTCGGCGCGGCCACCCACCAGCTCCTCGCCCTGGGCGACCTCCTCGCGCGCCCCAGCTAG
- a CDS encoding acyl-CoA dehydrogenase family protein, with translation MRIDYTLQQRALAAELREYFAELMTPERRAGLRSGGGEYGDGLAYKEIVRQLGKDGWLALGWPKEYGGQARSMLDQLVFTDEAAVAGVPVPFLTVNTVGPTIMRYGTEEQKAFYLPKIAAGELHFSIGYSEPEAGTDLASLRTRAERDGDEYVVTGQKMWTSLIEYADYVWLAVRTDPDAKKHRGLSILIVPTSADGFSWTKVHTVAGAGTSATYYDSVRVPVSARVAEENAGWPLITNQLNHERVALTSSAPIRKALADVTAWAKETGAIDHEWVRVHLARVHAGAEYLKLRNWRIAWAAAASELGPAEASATKVFGTEFAIEAYRLLMEVLGAAAVVREGSPGALLAGRIERLHRSALILTFGGGTNEIQRDMIAATALGLPVTR, from the coding sequence GTGCGGATCGACTACACGCTCCAGCAGCGCGCGCTGGCCGCGGAGCTTCGGGAGTACTTCGCCGAGCTGATGACGCCCGAACGGCGTGCGGGCCTCCGCTCGGGCGGCGGCGAGTACGGCGATGGCCTGGCGTACAAGGAGATCGTGCGGCAGCTGGGCAAGGACGGCTGGCTCGCGCTGGGCTGGCCGAAGGAGTACGGCGGCCAGGCCCGGTCGATGCTCGACCAGCTCGTCTTCACCGACGAAGCGGCCGTCGCCGGGGTGCCGGTCCCGTTCCTGACGGTGAACACCGTCGGCCCGACGATCATGCGCTACGGCACCGAAGAACAGAAGGCGTTCTACCTGCCGAAGATCGCCGCGGGCGAGCTGCACTTCTCGATCGGCTACTCCGAGCCGGAGGCCGGCACCGACCTGGCGTCGCTGCGGACGCGCGCCGAGCGCGACGGCGACGAGTACGTCGTCACCGGCCAGAAGATGTGGACCAGCCTGATCGAGTACGCCGACTACGTCTGGCTCGCGGTCCGGACCGATCCGGATGCGAAGAAGCACCGCGGGCTGTCGATCCTCATCGTGCCGACGTCCGCGGACGGCTTTTCCTGGACCAAGGTGCACACCGTGGCCGGCGCGGGCACCAGCGCGACGTACTACGACAGCGTGCGCGTGCCGGTTTCGGCGCGGGTCGCCGAGGAGAACGCGGGCTGGCCGCTGATCACCAACCAGCTCAACCACGAGCGCGTCGCGCTGACGTCGTCGGCGCCGATCCGCAAGGCCCTGGCCGACGTCACGGCGTGGGCGAAGGAAACCGGCGCCATCGACCACGAATGGGTGCGGGTGCACCTCGCGCGGGTGCACGCGGGTGCGGAGTACCTGAAGCTGCGGAACTGGCGGATCGCCTGGGCGGCCGCGGCCAGCGAGCTCGGCCCGGCCGAGGCGTCGGCGACGAAGGTGTTCGGCACGGAGTTCGCGATCGAGGCCTACCGGCTGCTGATGGAGGTGCTCGGCGCGGCCGCCGTCGTCCGCGAAGGCTCGCCGGGGGCGCTGCTGGCCGGGCGGATCGAGCGGCTGCACCGGTCGGCGCTGATCCTCACCTTCGGCGGCGGCACCAACGAGATCCAGCGGGACATGATCGCCGCCACCGCCCTCGGCCTGCCCGTCACGCGCTAG
- a CDS encoding ferredoxin produces the protein MEIGVDRQLCEANAVCVGLAPDVFDLDDEEELVIQPGPVPADQVERVSSAVKGCPKNALFIAS, from the coding sequence ATGGAGATCGGCGTCGACCGGCAGCTGTGCGAGGCGAACGCGGTGTGCGTGGGGCTCGCCCCGGACGTCTTCGACCTCGATGACGAGGAAGAACTGGTGATCCAGCCGGGCCCGGTGCCGGCCGACCAGGTAGAACGTGTTTCGAGTGCGGTCAAGGGCTGCCCCAAGAACGCGCTGTTCATTGCCAGTTAG